The genomic region AAAGGCGCTAGCAGTCCTCTCCGGCCAGGGATATCTAAaggtatgtttttatataaagaaatagaaTTAAAATGGTGCAGAACAAACGTGTACTTAGTTTGTGCATTTTACTAAAATGAACTCCAGTTGTCTGCAGCGAAAGGGACATTGAACGCataaattcaaaacattgcAAATGACATGATGGGTctaatgaatatcattttgatataaacattCAACTTAATTGATAACAGGTTTACAATTTTAACaacatgatataatatattttatgtgatatttttcaaatcttCCTTGTTTACCGTGCCTTTGATTAGTGAGTCTTCTCGTTTTACAGATATTTGCCAAACTTCAAACAGATACCATTAAACGAAaaacaaatctaaaaaaatTACCAGATGGGATTAACACTTTCATTGAAAGTTCGTTGAAATCTATCTGGCTCATGAAAGTGCAAGATCCTCCCGTAGTTCTAAAATGGGTAGACCCCGGTACAAAAGTACAAACAGACAAATTCAGTTTCTATACCAAGAAAGGCAAGACCGTGGCTCAGTGTGTATGGCCGGCTGTTCTGCTCCATGAAGACGGACCACTTATGTCTAAGGGCATAGTTCAGGGTCGTGGTGATTAAAATCGCATAAGTCAAGCAGTTTTTGTTCGGAAATAAAGCcgctttgttttaaaatgaaaaaaccCCGaccatacaaaaaaaaaacgttttaaagactgtaaaatgttttgtccGATTTGTTAAACTGTGACTACAACGGGTAGAGGAACAACCTACACCACATAACGCTTTGACCCAAGACGTCAGAAACTATGAGCTAGATGAAGGCCACATTATGAGAAAATCGTTAAATAGAGAAtagagaaatattgacaaacgCAAGTGAAAACAAGTGAACTAAATTTTCTAACCCTTCCTTCGAGCTTTGGAATTATAAAGTGTGGCTAAAGACAGAGATATGAAAAGGTAGCAATACAACCAAATCCACAAGGACAAACCGAGCAGCCAAACCTTCTTGTGAACTTATAAGTTTATAcgagtgtacatgtatttgttttaccgagtatatatttaatatgaatacaGTGGcgtaaatgttctttgattaTCAAAAAATGCTTTGTTAGCTTCTATCAGTTATATAGCACTTGAAATATAGTATGTTGCTTATGCAATGGTCAAAATCACAAAAGAGGgtttaaaacgaaaaaaagtgactttaaataaagaagctGATAGAACTGGCTCTCTCTCATCTCTCCAAATGTATCACTGtttatttctactttatgtTGAAATTTTGTAAGCTTTACTACCGATGCCCTAACAATGTTGACAGGTTTCCTTCGTAAATTAAGCGTAGACCTAACACATGTTGTAAAAGGAACAGGTCCTCTAGGAACAAAGCCTCAAACTTTAACTATCGTTCGTATACCACATTGAATTGTACGAAAAGGGATCGAGTGACCTAAGGGTATATGTTTCCGTCTCTCATcgaagaggttgtgggttcgatccccaccaggggtagtTTCTCACAGCCGCCTTATGGGAACCAGTACGCGGTTAACATAATCTAGAGTGATTCTATAACTCACTTTCGTCACAGGTGAGCTTACATATATTAGTATAAACTATTCTTACGGAGGCATGCCAAACAAATTGCCTTAAATAGAATATTTGTTCAGACATTATCCAGTGTTTTTCAAGGTCAATTTATGGATATTATATCTCAACCTCATATATCCATACATGTTCATAAACTGCATGTGCTAGTTCTTTGCCATAGTTAATTGCATATAAGGATATTTGCCTGAAATAAAAGAAACTCGCAATCATTTTAAGtaccatgttttgttttctaacgAAGTTCGAGGGCTGCAATGTATTGCTAGCCCTACAACAATATTCTTATTGACAATTATTGCTAGCTTTTAATCACTATCGTCCAATACAGTGTTCTATTCAAAATGCTTATTGTTACAAATATCACATTTCAATATAGTCAAGAAGAAAACAGTTTGAATAATGAAAATCAGTAAGCGTATATGTTAGATCaatgattaataatataatagtttacttaacagtgtttatttaaaatggcgAACAAACTTTGACATAGGATCTTTAATATggtatgtatttaaaatgcattccGACGGAATATTGTAATTGTCCTACCGACTAAATATAGAAcatgttatttgttataatgtCACTAATAGAGTTTACTAATATTAGTTTAATATGCTTAAAACTTAAAtgcttgaaaatatttattacattcacttttataacaaataatttgaTAGTATTTTGATACATAACATCTAGGACAGACCGAATAGGTATTGTTAAACTTAAACATGTACGTTTTGAGTAcgataattgatttaaatactttcaaaattaatacagtaagttatttttcaaactttatacATGCACCAACATAAAAGCATTAACACTGCTTTTTAACATGTGCTGACAATTTGGAAGTACTAGAAATGGCGAACAAAGCGCCTGATCAACTAGTAGACGTGTTAAAGCAGGTTCAAGCGAGAAAAACAGTTAAGTCTGAGGACGCCACACGGGCACTGCAGCAATACTACAAAGTGCAGGAGCATatcaagattttgaaaaaagaaattgagTTCTTCAAAGCAAATAAAGAGAAAGAGAAAGAGAAAGAAGTGAGTATGAAAAAGTATACACCACAGAGTAACTAAGCTATATATGTTAAATCGTTCTTCAGATCACATTTAATATCCTGTATTTTCTTTTGGCCTTCTTGCCATGCGATGATTTTAAGTGTATGTAATCGATTTTatgtatgtacatttacaagtgaacattttcaattatgAGACATAAATAATAGTTTAGTATCCgtaattattgtattaaaaaccGCCTCAAATTACTACCAACTCCTTTTTCCTTCATATCTTGTATCCCATTCTCATTCATATTTTGCGTTTATTCAAGGCACAATCGAAACAATTGGGAAATGGAAGTGCAGCCGCAAGAAAAAGCAGTGCTGTTTCAAAACAGTTGGGAAATGGTTCTTCACATAAACTCAAACAGCCGAGCCCGGCACAGAAAGGAACACAGAAAGTTTTAAACGGACCAAAAATATTGAACGGtccaaaaatattgaatggacCTGCGGTATCAAGAGTTTCTAATGACAATACAGGGAGGTTGAATAATTCCAATTCACCGAGAATACTCAACGGTCCAACGGATCCAAAAAATATAGGAGCCAAATCGCCATCAAAGTCAGAAACGAGAGATAATATATCGATGAAAAGTGGGCAAACTAAACTATTGACAAGAACCCAGTCTATAAAAGAAGAGCCCGAAAAGTCAACAAGACGAGAATCTATTAAACCGGATGAAAAGGGCCCGTCTTCATCTCGCAGGGATTCTTTGAATCCTGTAAAAGAAATTTCTGATAAGGATAAGGAATTAGCTAGGCTTAGATTTCAAAATGCCCAGTTAAAGGTGTCGTTAGATAACAGGTACAGTTATTCActtgttaactttaatttaaatacatgttttatactacATGTAGTTGCAAATTTTTTATTGCTTACATTAAGAGtatgattttcttaaatgatatCAGCAAGTGTTACTTTACctttatatgtcatttaatagGCCAACAAATGACGCACCAAAAGGTCCCAAAGTTGCAATCTTGAATTTGCCTCCACCGGACAAATTAGTTATGGAGTTTAAAGGCATACACGAAAACGAATGGAGAGTTGCATTTCATGATCTCGAGAAGCACTACAAATTTCAAGAGGATGCAATTACGGATTTGCTAGCTGGAATCGCAAAGgtgataaatgatattttgtctcatgataaaaaaaaagagttCGAAAAGGGTGATTAATCtatacatttgatttaatattgtCAAGTTGTAGTCAAAATAGTGTGAACATCATTTTTCACAGCCCTTCATATGAAACAAGCATTTAAGAATACGAGATTCTCTCTCGCATCTGGCAACATCTTGTTGTTCATGACGACAATGTGCGAGTAGTGACGACATTTCTTAGATTAAATAGGACGTACTGCCACATCTTTTTTATACCCCCTCGAAAATGGGAGGCATTCCTACGCACCGTAACTCGTAGCAAAAGTCTTAACAATCTGACAGAGTTATTGACTATTTCTTTTTTCAGGAAGCGTATCACTTTAGCCAGGCtagtgaaaaacaacagttcgAGGATATTAAAAAGGCACACGCGCACGTGACAGATGTTTTAGTGCAGCCAAAATATGCAACACAAACACGAGATGTACTTGTAGGTATACATTTCAGAGAGAGAATAgatacatttaagaaaattgttCACTTTTTAGCGTAATATATGACACTGTCTGTGAGAAGAAAAATAAGTATTTCGCAACCCTTCTGGTTTTCATATACATAAGCATACACTTACGAAATTATACATGTTGATAAACGTTTGATTTCACTCTGACTTTAGACTGCAAAATCAAAGTCGATTATCGATAAAGACGGTTTTCAAGTGACGAGGAAGTTTTTACGTGAATATCGCAAATCACTGGGAAGGGTGCCCATTCCCGGCTTGGTAGAGGTAAGGAGAACTTTTAACACTGTTTAAACTTCAAGTTCAGGGTAGGAAGGTGGTTTGCATAACAACAGATAGCTGGGTATGCTTTCTATCTAAGCCAAAGTTCACCTTCACCAGGTCTTCATGAGGGTTATGCCAGCTTCTTTACACTTAAATACAAATTCTGTTCCATATCTTAATCTATTTGTGTCATTGTGCATTGTCTTGAATGGTATTGGTAGCAACATGTGTTTGATATAATCTTAATTGTACATCGTGTATGTACAATTACACAACAATTAGAATGGTGCTTTTGGAAGCACTTAAAATATGTGTGAATAAATAGCAATCTCGGTGTGATAGAGACTGCGTAAATTTATAACTTGTCATTGCAGATATTTGAAATAATGGCTCAGAAGGATGTCATCATGAGGCAAACGTCATTGAGAGTTATCCCTAAATCAGTTAAACCCTACATACATAAACTAGTTGAAGTTAACTGGCTTATGGCCCTCCAAGAACCGCAACTGACTCAAGTGTGGCCTAGAGGGGGACAACTCATGAACAGAGACTGGTTTACTGCTTATGAAAAGAAGGGAGCAACAATCATTCACACAGTCTGGCCTGCCTTGTTCTTTCATAAAGAAGGCCCACTTGCTGAACGCGGAGTTTGTGCTGTTAAATAGAATATGATTTCATGATTTAAATGCCAATTATACATGTTGTGTGTCTGACAAATTGTTCAAGTATTTCTGTACCAAactataaaaatgcaaattgtatGCATGCATGTTTGCAGGAGATGGCAACCTAGGTTGCAGGTGTTctcttaaattaaaatgtaaagtaACTAcgaattaataatattcatcattttttttgtcttctaaGAAAACGTGtcgacatttgttttatatgttattagagcatgcaatataaaataaaatagtagGCCTGAGCGTGTAAAGACGTATGTTGGTTGAATTAAAATGATACtattaataaacaatgaaaagcCACGCCAATCGTAGTAATGTTCATAAAGTATTACAAAATCCTGAAACACTCAAAACTTTGTTGTTTGACACACCCCTAAAGAGAGATCCTCCGGCAAAATACAAGAAATGTATGACAACAGCAGACTCGGTTTGATTTAACCTGTTCAATGGCAGTACTCAaatatgcaacactgtcaatgcCCATTATATTACCACAGGCTTCAATCTCACTTATATCATTTCGTGATGTCACTGCTTGTCATTATGCTGAGTGCTAGGCACCCATAGCGCAACGCCGTGAGTATAGGTGACctgattaaaaaaaagatttcatCGGCTTATAAAGACCTATACCATTTTCAATAACTGAATGGTCATTTTCTCAGGATTGTCTTTCCTTCTTGAGAAGGTCGCTTTATTGTGTTGCGATCCGGCTTTCATATAAATTTACTATTGTCACTTCTTTCGAGTTTACAATAGCTCCTGGCAGTATTCCCGAACACATTGTGACTTTGCAATGGTCAATGAACACCTATTTATAATCCAATATCTAAAGGCGTGATATATCGCATTtcgattttattgtttaaaatttgcataCTATGGATCAAactgtatatggaaatatcaaatgaaatataacatgtgaaaaaatgaataacatttgtatttattaaaatgaaacaagcatGTATCTTAATTTGGAAAAACCTATCATAGTTCGGTATGGACACCCGAAAACGCCAGTAAAAATACCATACGAAATCGAGGCCAAAGATGCGTTCGAGTTTAGTCCAAGGCTACAAACTCCAGGTAATTGTAAACAGTTTCGTGTGGATTGATTTTAATAGGATGGGATCGGTATTCTTCAAAGTTATAATCACGGTAATTATGGTAAAGAAAACAACTGAAGTAAGGGTAATCCTAATAAATAGTTGCACATTCGGCACCTACATGCATgtattaatttttcaaaaatgacaaTAACGATACAAATATCGAgttttgtttcagttttatattgatatGCATGTATTGCAAGTATCAATTGAAGCAAATTGTATTCACCATATACATTAAACATCAGCGTGCAACGTTCTATGTTTGGCTATTATATATTGTCACGGACTGAAACGAAAAAAGAACTTTTCATGTTTCTCTCCGGTTGCTTTAATCACATATGCACATACAACGGACGAACAATTTTGTAACAGTggaaatgtgtattttttataataacagaGACGATGACAAGTTATATTGTAAGCTACACGATGGtgtaaaagtaaacattataaaGTCTGCAGATGCGTTATGACAGTAACGTTGCCCCAAGACTGTGTTGGTCAATTCGATAAGCCAATCATCATTTTAGTTCATCAAGTTTTCAAGGTTCTATCAGCAGAGCACACTAAAAGGcaagtaaaacatttgaaaaggaCAAGGACGCACTGCGATAATACAGCAGGATCTGATCGATGTTTGTATACTTTTGATATATTAGTATACCATTCAGGCAACGACTTTGGTCGTTAGGTTTAATCTTACGTTCAGATCGGAATTACTCCAATGCTGAAGCCTTACGAGGCAACATACCGCCCACATACCGCCTTTCTCAATATCGGGCGTATCTCttaaaatgtgaatatttcatCATCTTTCTATTCACTTAGATGACGACCATGTCTTCAGCGTCCTGTGCAAGCTGCAAGATGGACTCAAGGTGAAGCCGCACGAGGCCTCGGACGCCTTGCGTCAGTATCG from Mya arenaria isolate MELC-2E11 chromosome 3, ASM2691426v1 harbors:
- the LOC128227493 gene encoding uncharacterized protein LOC128227493 isoform X2, coding for MVQARKTVKSEDATRALQQYYKVQEHIKILKKEIEFFKANKEKEKEKEAQSKQLGNGSAAARKSSAVSKQLGNGSSHKLKQPSPAQKGTQKVLNGPKILNGPKILNGPAVSRVSNDNTGRLNNSNSPRILNGPTDPKNIGAKSPSKSETRDNISMKSGQTKLLTRTQSIKEEPEKSTRRESIKPDEKGPSSSRRDSLNPVKEISDKDKELARLRFQNAQLKVSLDNRPTNDAPKGPKVAILNLPPPDKLVMEFKGIHENEWRVAFHDLEKHYKFQEDAITDLLAGIAKEAYHFSQASEKQQFEDIKKAHAHVTDVLVQPKYATQTRDVLTAKSKSIIDKDGFQVTRKFLREYRKSLGRVPIPGLVEIFEIMAQKDVIMRQTSLRVIPKSVKPYIHKLVEVNWLMALQEPQLTQVWPRGGQLMNRDWFTAYEKKGATIIHTVWPALFFHKEGPLAERGVCAVK
- the LOC128227493 gene encoding uncharacterized protein LOC128227493 isoform X1; the encoded protein is MANKAPDQLVDVLKQVQARKTVKSEDATRALQQYYKVQEHIKILKKEIEFFKANKEKEKEKEAQSKQLGNGSAAARKSSAVSKQLGNGSSHKLKQPSPAQKGTQKVLNGPKILNGPKILNGPAVSRVSNDNTGRLNNSNSPRILNGPTDPKNIGAKSPSKSETRDNISMKSGQTKLLTRTQSIKEEPEKSTRRESIKPDEKGPSSSRRDSLNPVKEISDKDKELARLRFQNAQLKVSLDNRPTNDAPKGPKVAILNLPPPDKLVMEFKGIHENEWRVAFHDLEKHYKFQEDAITDLLAGIAKEAYHFSQASEKQQFEDIKKAHAHVTDVLVQPKYATQTRDVLTAKSKSIIDKDGFQVTRKFLREYRKSLGRVPIPGLVEIFEIMAQKDVIMRQTSLRVIPKSVKPYIHKLVEVNWLMALQEPQLTQVWPRGGQLMNRDWFTAYEKKGATIIHTVWPALFFHKEGPLAERGVCAVK